Proteins encoded by one window of Cupriavidus sp. EM10:
- a CDS encoding replication-associated recombination protein A produces the protein MADSLFSDPPERSRQPLAERLRPRNIDEVIGQQHLLGAGRPLRVAFASGEPHSMILWGPPGVGKTTLARLMADAFDAEFIALSAVLSGVKDIREAVERAEQYRAHGRRTLVFVDEVHRFNKSQQDAFLPHVESGLFVFIGATTENPSFEVNGALLSRAAVYVLKSLDEAELKQLVQRASDELGGVQWDDEAMGLIVGSADGDGRKLLNNVEIVVRAARNAGTQTIDTALLGSALSENLRRFDKGGDAFYDQISALHKSVRGSDPDGALYWFCRMLDGGADPRYLARRIVRMAWEDIGLADPRAARITLDASETYERLGSPEGELALAQALIYLAVAPKSNAGYNAYNAARAFVSKDKSRAVPVHLRNAPTRLMKELGYGHAYRYAHDEPEAYAAGEHYLPDDLRRQDWYQPTPRGLEGKIGDKLRHLRDLDAAWKRDNRDHRDKQGKPEDGNEG, from the coding sequence GTGGCGGATTCGCTGTTCTCCGACCCTCCTGAACGTTCCCGGCAACCGCTGGCCGAGCGGCTGCGCCCGCGCAATATCGACGAGGTCATCGGCCAGCAGCACCTGCTGGGCGCCGGCCGTCCGCTGCGCGTGGCGTTTGCCTCGGGCGAGCCGCATTCGATGATCCTGTGGGGCCCGCCCGGCGTGGGCAAGACCACGCTGGCGCGGCTGATGGCCGATGCGTTCGACGCGGAATTCATCGCGCTGTCGGCCGTGCTGTCGGGCGTCAAGGACATCCGAGAGGCCGTGGAGCGCGCCGAGCAGTACCGCGCCCATGGGCGCCGCACGCTGGTGTTCGTGGACGAGGTGCACCGCTTCAACAAGAGCCAGCAGGACGCCTTCCTGCCGCATGTGGAAAGCGGGTTGTTCGTGTTCATCGGCGCCACCACCGAGAACCCGTCGTTCGAGGTCAACGGCGCCTTGCTGTCGCGGGCGGCGGTCTACGTGCTCAAGAGCCTGGACGAAGCCGAGCTGAAGCAGCTGGTGCAGCGCGCCAGCGACGAGCTGGGCGGCGTGCAGTGGGACGACGAGGCGATGGGCCTGATCGTCGGGTCGGCCGACGGTGACGGGCGCAAGCTGCTCAACAATGTGGAAATCGTGGTGCGCGCGGCCCGCAATGCCGGCACGCAGACCATCGACACGGCGTTGCTGGGCAGCGCGCTGTCCGAGAACCTGCGGCGCTTCGACAAGGGGGGCGACGCGTTCTACGACCAGATCAGCGCGCTGCACAAGTCGGTGCGCGGGTCCGACCCCGACGGCGCGCTCTACTGGTTCTGCCGCATGCTCGACGGCGGCGCCGATCCGCGCTATCTGGCGCGCCGCATCGTGCGGATGGCCTGGGAAGACATCGGCCTGGCCGATCCGCGCGCGGCGCGCATCACGCTGGATGCATCGGAAACCTACGAGCGGCTGGGATCGCCCGAGGGCGAGCTGGCGCTGGCGCAGGCGCTGATCTACCTGGCCGTGGCCCCGAAGTCGAACGCCGGCTATAACGCCTACAACGCGGCGCGCGCCTTCGTCTCGAAGGACAAGTCGCGCGCGGTGCCGGTGCATCTGCGCAACGCGCCCACCAGGCTGATGAAGGAACTGGGCTACGGCCACGCCTATCGCTACGCGCACGACGAGCCCGAAGCCTATGCAGCCGGCGAGCACTACCTGCCCGACGACCTGCGGCGCCAGGACTGGTACCAGCCCACCCCACGCGGGTTGGAGGGCAAGATCGGCGACAAGCTGCGCCATCTGCGCGATCTGGACGCCGCCTGGAAGCGGGACAACCGCGACCATCGCGACAAACAGGGCAAGCCCGAGGACGGCAACGAGGGCTGA
- the serS gene encoding serine--tRNA ligase gives MLDIQLFRKDIDAVAQRLATRGYRLDVATFQALEAERKQLQTQTEDLQARRNTLSKQIGMLKGKGEDASAPMAEVAGIGDTLKASAERLAQIQSQLNDAMMSIPNLPHDSVPVGKDETENVEVRRVGTPRTFDFEVKDHVDVGARLGLDFETASKVTGSRFSFLRGGVARMHRALVQLMVDTHTLEHGYTEMYVPYIVNAASMRGTGQLPKFEDDLFKVPRKVGGDDGQDTIENFYLIPTAEVPLTNIVRDAIVAAEKLPLRFVAHTPCFRSEAGSYGKDTRGMIRQHQFDKVEMVQVVPADQSLDALEQMTGHAETILKKLELPFRTVVLCTGDMGFGSTKTYDIEVWIPAQNTYREISSCSSMGDFQARRMQARARAGQGKPELVHTLNGSGLAVGRTLVAILENYQNADGSVTVPKALQPYMGGIERLEPEA, from the coding sequence ATGCTCGACATCCAGCTTTTCCGCAAAGACATCGACGCCGTGGCCCAGCGCCTGGCCACGCGCGGCTACCGACTCGACGTGGCCACGTTCCAGGCCCTGGAGGCCGAACGCAAGCAGCTGCAGACCCAGACCGAGGACCTGCAGGCCCGCCGCAACACGCTGTCCAAGCAGATCGGCATGCTCAAGGGCAAGGGCGAGGACGCCTCGGCCCCGATGGCCGAAGTGGCCGGCATCGGCGACACGCTGAAGGCGTCGGCCGAGCGCCTGGCCCAGATTCAGAGCCAGCTCAACGACGCAATGATGTCGATCCCGAACCTGCCGCACGACAGCGTGCCGGTGGGCAAGGACGAGACGGAAAACGTGGAAGTGCGCCGCGTCGGCACGCCGCGCACGTTCGATTTCGAGGTGAAGGATCACGTCGACGTCGGCGCCCGGCTGGGCCTCGACTTCGAGACGGCGTCGAAGGTGACCGGCTCGCGCTTCTCGTTCCTGCGCGGCGGCGTGGCGCGCATGCATCGCGCGCTGGTGCAGCTGATGGTGGATACCCACACGCTGGAGCACGGCTACACCGAAATGTACGTGCCGTACATCGTCAATGCCGCGTCGATGCGTGGCACCGGGCAGCTGCCGAAGTTCGAGGACGACCTGTTCAAGGTGCCGCGCAAGGTGGGTGGCGACGACGGCCAGGACACCATCGAGAACTTCTACCTGATCCCCACTGCCGAGGTGCCGCTGACCAATATCGTGCGCGATGCGATCGTCGCCGCCGAGAAGCTGCCGCTGCGATTCGTGGCCCATACGCCGTGCTTCCGCTCGGAAGCCGGTTCGTACGGCAAGGACACGCGCGGCATGATCCGCCAGCATCAGTTCGACAAGGTCGAGATGGTGCAGGTGGTGCCGGCCGACCAGTCGCTGGACGCGCTGGAGCAGATGACCGGCCACGCCGAGACGATCCTGAAGAAACTGGAGCTGCCGTTCCGCACCGTGGTGCTGTGCACGGGCGACATGGGCTTTGGCAGCACCAAGACCTATGACATCGAGGTGTGGATCCCGGCGCAGAACACCTACCGCGAGATCAGCTCGTGCTCCAGCATGGGCGACTTCCAGGCCCGCCGCATGCAGGCGCGTGCGCGTGCCGGCCAGGGCAAGCCGGAACTGGTGCACACGCTGAATGGCTCCGGCCTGGCCGTGGGCCGTACGCTGGTAGCCATCCTCGAAAACTACCAGAACGCCGATGGCTCGGTCACCGTGCCGAAGGCGCTGCAGCCGTACATGGGCGGCATCGAGCGCCTGGAACCGGAAGCATAA
- a CDS encoding D-amino acid dehydrogenase, whose product MRVAIVGAGVVGMTTAWRLAKDGHEVTVVERHDGPGEETSFANGGQLSYSYVAPLAGPGVLSKVPGWLLDRDSPMRFRPSMDPDQWRWLMAFVQACNAATSEATTRKLLRLAFYSRDLMQAFVSRPEAREECGGFDFARRGKLVVHRDEAAYDSACRLLDYQASLGCEQQALDRDATVALEPALAGIRQDIAGAIYTPSEEVGDCHLFCVSLAHLLQGNPGVTLKFGTRVTELVRSGGRVTGLRTDQGDIAADVVIVSGGIGSVPLLRPTGVRPMLWPLKGYSITVPIAEGARAPHISVTDFANKIVYARIGNTLRVAGMADIVRGGAVIDRERAQTLVTQTRSVFGNVMNGADLDGLQPWAGLRPATPTGLPMIGESRLPGLWLNLGHGALGFTLAMGSAGLLADRLAGRPPAIDAEDFSAASA is encoded by the coding sequence ATGCGCGTAGCGATCGTGGGTGCCGGGGTGGTCGGCATGACTACCGCGTGGCGGTTGGCCAAGGACGGTCATGAGGTGACGGTGGTCGAGCGCCACGACGGTCCCGGCGAGGAAACCAGCTTTGCCAACGGCGGCCAGCTCAGCTACAGCTATGTGGCGCCGCTGGCCGGGCCGGGCGTGCTGTCGAAGGTGCCGGGCTGGCTGCTGGATCGCGACTCGCCGATGCGCTTCCGTCCGTCGATGGATCCGGACCAGTGGCGCTGGCTGATGGCATTCGTGCAGGCGTGCAACGCCGCGACCAGCGAGGCCACCACGCGCAAGCTGCTGCGACTGGCTTTTTACTCCCGCGACCTGATGCAGGCCTTCGTCAGCCGGCCAGAGGCACGCGAGGAATGCGGTGGATTCGATTTTGCGCGGCGCGGCAAGCTGGTGGTGCACCGCGACGAGGCAGCCTATGACTCGGCATGCCGCTTGCTGGACTACCAGGCCAGCCTGGGCTGCGAGCAGCAGGCGCTGGATCGCGACGCGACCGTAGCGCTGGAGCCGGCGCTGGCGGGCATCCGCCAGGACATCGCAGGGGCCATCTACACGCCGAGCGAGGAAGTGGGCGATTGCCACCTCTTCTGCGTGTCGCTGGCCCATCTGTTGCAAGGCAATCCGGGCGTGACGCTGAAATTCGGCACGCGGGTGACCGAACTGGTGCGCAGCGGCGGCCGGGTGACCGGGCTGCGGACCGACCAGGGCGATATCGCGGCCGATGTGGTGATCGTGTCCGGTGGCATCGGCAGCGTGCCGCTGCTGCGGCCCACAGGTGTCCGGCCGATGCTGTGGCCGCTCAAGGGCTACAGCATCACGGTGCCGATTGCCGAGGGCGCGCGGGCGCCGCACATCAGCGTGACGGACTTCGCCAACAAGATCGTCTACGCGCGCATCGGCAATACGCTGCGCGTGGCGGGAATGGCCGATATCGTGCGCGGCGGCGCGGTGATAGACCGCGAGCGCGCGCAGACGCTGGTAACGCAGACGCGATCGGTATTCGGCAACGTGATGAACGGCGCCGATCTCGATGGGCTGCAGCCGTGGGCAGGTTTGCGTCCGGCCACGCCTACCGGGCTGCCGATGATCGGCGAATCGCGTCTGCCCGGGTTGTGGCTCAATCTGGGCCACGGCGCCCTGGGCTTCACGCTGGCCATGGGCAGCGCGGGCCTGCTGGCGGACCGGCTGGCTGGCCGCCCGCCGGCCATCGACGCGGAAGATTTCAGTGCAGCGTCGGCCTGA
- a CDS encoding glutamate/aspartate ABC transporter substrate-binding protein: protein MKSLSVRSTPIHRLLAAAVVAGAAAGAHAADGDTLKKIKDSGVISLGYRESSIPFSYSDGNQVMGYSHDYLLAIVDKVKSTLNMPNLQVKMTPITSQNRIPLMQNGTIDIECGSTTNNTERQKQVSFSNSLFIYGIRMLTKKDSGVTDFPQLKGKNVVTTAGTTGERLLVKMNGEGMNMNLTSAKDHGQAFLILESGRAVAFVMDEPLLYGERTKAKNASEWVVAGTPLQTENYACMFRKDDASFKTLVDGVVADIQKSGRAEKLYTKWFLQPIPPRNINMNYALSPEMKQLFAEPNDKAFQ, encoded by the coding sequence ATGAAGTCACTGTCTGTCCGTTCGACCCCCATCCACCGCCTGCTGGCTGCCGCCGTGGTGGCCGGTGCCGCCGCCGGTGCCCACGCCGCCGACGGCGACACGCTCAAGAAGATCAAGGACAGCGGTGTGATTTCGCTGGGCTATCGCGAATCGTCCATTCCGTTCTCGTATTCGGACGGCAACCAGGTCATGGGCTATTCGCACGACTACCTGCTGGCCATCGTCGACAAGGTGAAATCGACGCTGAACATGCCGAACCTGCAGGTCAAGATGACGCCGATCACGTCGCAGAACCGCATTCCGCTGATGCAGAACGGCACGATCGACATCGAGTGTGGCAGCACCACCAACAACACCGAGCGCCAGAAGCAGGTGTCGTTCTCGAACAGCCTGTTCATCTACGGCATCCGCATGCTGACGAAGAAGGATTCGGGCGTGACCGACTTCCCGCAACTCAAGGGCAAGAACGTGGTGACCACGGCCGGCACCACCGGCGAGCGCCTGCTGGTCAAGATGAACGGCGAAGGCATGAACATGAACCTGACCAGCGCCAAGGACCACGGCCAGGCCTTCCTGATCCTGGAATCGGGCCGCGCCGTCGCCTTCGTGATGGATGAACCGCTGCTCTACGGCGAGCGCACCAAGGCCAAGAACGCAAGCGAGTGGGTGGTCGCCGGCACGCCGCTGCAGACCGAGAACTATGCCTGCATGTTCCGCAAGGACGATGCTTCGTTCAAGACGCTGGTGGATGGCGTGGTGGCCGATATCCAGAAGAGCGGCCGTGCCGAGAAGCTCTACACCAAGTGGTTCCTGCAACCGATTCCGCCGCGCAACATCAACATGAACTACGCGCTGTCGCCGGAAATGAAACAGCTGTTCGCCGAGCCGAACGACAAGGCATTCCAGTAA
- a CDS encoding recombinase family protein, giving the protein MQTRVGFVFLQCPSSAGYANYSPRPDIDCFTQQQCTKQHVSRIRTSQYAGTRNTRTDRRTARSRRRFCFSEKRSGGSASKRPVLEQMLSTIGQGDTVVVYKLDRIARSLKDLLIIIERIEAAGAQFRSLTEHIDTRSPAGRMIFQIVGAFAEFERELIRERTKVGMAAAARRGVKMGRPTAMSSSDEAEAMRLWFTGKHTKSALARQFGTHISSIKRAIKRHHERTQPSLLDAA; this is encoded by the coding sequence GTGCAAACACGCGTCGGTTTTGTTTTTCTGCAATGCCCATCGTCAGCGGGGTACGCGAACTACTCACCGAGGCCCGACATAGACTGCTTCACACAACAACAATGTACGAAGCAGCATGTTAGTCGGATACGCACGAGTCAGTACGCAGGAACAAGAAACACACGCACAGACCGACGCACTGCAAGAAGCAGGCGTCGGTTTTGTTTTTCTGAGAAGCGTTCGGGAGGCAGCGCGTCAAAGCGGCCAGTCCTGGAGCAGATGCTCAGTACGATAGGCCAAGGCGATACGGTAGTGGTCTACAAGCTGGACCGCATCGCCCGCTCGCTGAAAGACCTACTCATCATCATCGAGCGAATAGAAGCCGCTGGCGCTCAGTTCCGCAGCCTAACCGAACACATCGACACTCGGTCGCCAGCCGGACGAATGATCTTCCAGATCGTCGGAGCGTTCGCCGAATTCGAGCGTGAACTAATACGCGAACGCACGAAAGTAGGAATGGCCGCCGCAGCGCGACGCGGCGTGAAGATGGGGCGACCTACCGCAATGAGTAGTTCCGACGAGGCAGAAGCAATGCGCCTATGGTTCACCGGAAAACACACCAAATCCGCGTTAGCCCGCCAATTTGGGACACACATTTCCAGCATCAAACGCGCAATTAAGCGCCACCACGAACGCACGCAACCGAGCCTACTTGACGCAGCCTAA
- a CDS encoding amino acid ABC transporter permease codes for MSALQLVIDSLPVLLQGTLLTLKFAVLSMAFGLVIGIVVALMGIGNQRILKVMARVYVSIMRGTPLLVQIFVVYYGLPGIGIALEPTPAGVLTLSLNVGAYLSESMRGAILGVPRGQWLAAYSLGMTPVQTLRHVVGPQALRLAVPSLSNSLISLIKDTSLVSVITVTELLRTSQEIIAATYQPLPLYLAAAAIYWVLSTALSAFQHVLERRLSLPTRH; via the coding sequence ATGTCCGCGCTCCAGCTCGTTATCGATTCGCTTCCCGTATTGCTGCAGGGCACGCTGCTCACGCTGAAGTTTGCCGTGCTGTCGATGGCGTTTGGTCTGGTGATCGGGATTGTGGTGGCGCTGATGGGGATTGGAAATCAGCGGATTCTCAAAGTGATGGCGCGGGTCTACGTAAGCATCATGCGCGGCACGCCGCTGCTGGTGCAGATCTTCGTCGTCTACTACGGGCTGCCGGGCATCGGCATCGCGCTGGAGCCCACCCCGGCGGGCGTGCTGACGCTGAGCCTGAACGTCGGCGCCTACCTGTCGGAAAGCATGAGGGGCGCGATACTGGGCGTGCCTCGCGGGCAGTGGCTGGCGGCCTACAGCCTGGGCATGACCCCGGTGCAGACGCTGCGCCACGTGGTGGGGCCGCAGGCCTTGCGGCTGGCCGTGCCAAGCCTGTCAAACAGCCTGATCAGCCTGATCAAGGACACCTCGCTCGTGTCGGTGATTACCGTGACCGAACTGCTGCGTACGTCGCAGGAAATCATCGCGGCCACTTACCAGCCGCTGCCGCTGTACCTGGCGGCCGCCGCGATCTACTGGGTCCTCAGTACGGCCCTGTCGGCGTTCCAGCACGTGCTGGAGCGGCGCCTGTCGCTGCCGACGCGTCACTGA
- a CDS encoding LysR family transcriptional regulator — MRLRQIEVFRAVMLTGTVSEAARLLHVSQPVVTRVLQHAEASLGFRLFDRQRGRLQPTPEAQALYGDVERLYGEIERVRRVSESLRHKGAGRLRVAATPSLANPLLVPAVRRFCARHPDTQVQVLTHHTNEIVAALLANQIDVGFAFSPPRHEAISSVPVATGRMLLAVPRAQPLPAGGKRGVVPIRKVLERPFIGYDDDSSLGLLVRQTLARHALEPQSTLEVQTYSLALALVDAGLGLTLLDQYTALSANPANVALHDVQPELGFEIQMLRATHRGASSLVDDMHAQFAAAAETLDATLVQRLETPAAQFDATVRQAP, encoded by the coding sequence ATGCGTCTGCGTCAGATCGAGGTTTTCCGCGCCGTCATGCTGACGGGCACTGTCAGCGAGGCCGCACGCCTGCTGCATGTCTCGCAGCCCGTGGTCACGCGCGTTCTGCAGCATGCCGAGGCGTCGCTGGGCTTCCGGCTGTTCGATCGCCAGCGTGGACGCCTGCAGCCCACGCCCGAGGCCCAGGCCCTGTATGGCGATGTCGAAAGGCTATATGGCGAGATCGAGCGGGTGCGGCGGGTATCGGAGAGCCTGCGCCACAAGGGCGCGGGCCGCCTGCGCGTAGCCGCCACGCCAAGCCTGGCCAACCCGCTGCTGGTGCCCGCCGTGCGCCGCTTCTGCGCGCGGCACCCTGACACCCAGGTGCAGGTGCTGACCCACCACACCAATGAAATCGTGGCGGCGCTGCTGGCCAACCAGATCGACGTGGGCTTTGCCTTTTCACCGCCCCGCCACGAGGCGATTTCCAGCGTGCCCGTGGCCACCGGCCGCATGCTGCTTGCCGTGCCGCGCGCGCAGCCGCTGCCGGCCGGCGGCAAGCGCGGCGTGGTGCCGATCCGCAAGGTGCTGGAGCGGCCGTTCATCGGCTATGACGACGACAGTTCGCTGGGTCTGCTGGTGCGGCAGACACTGGCCCGCCACGCGCTGGAGCCCCAATCGACGCTGGAAGTACAGACCTATTCGCTGGCGCTGGCCCTGGTGGACGCCGGGCTTGGCCTGACGCTGCTGGACCAGTACACGGCGCTGAGCGCCAATCCGGCCAACGTGGCGCTGCACGACGTCCAGCCGGAGCTGGGCTTCGAGATCCAGATGCTGCGCGCCACCCATCGCGGCGCGTCCAGCCTGGTCGACGACATGCACGCGCAGTTCGCGGCGGCGGCCGAAACACTGGACGCCACGCTCGTCCAGCGGCTGGAAACACCGGCCGCGCAGTTCGATGCGACGGTCCGCCAGGCGCCATGA
- a CDS encoding DUF2523 family protein has translation MNGIINAISAFAAWLLGLFVKLFAALWDIVNDLMIAGADGLLSALATLLSAVPAPTFLQNVNLQTLFNGLGADVLYFVGVFNIGAGIALLGSGFAFRMLRKVVTLFQW, from the coding sequence ATGAACGGGATCATTAACGCTATCAGCGCGTTTGCGGCGTGGCTGCTCGGGCTGTTTGTCAAGCTGTTCGCGGCGCTGTGGGACATTGTCAACGACCTGATGATTGCGGGTGCAGACGGGTTGCTTTCGGCGCTGGCTACCCTGCTCTCTGCTGTTCCTGCCCCGACGTTTTTGCAGAACGTGAACCTGCAAACGTTGTTCAACGGGCTGGGTGCTGACGTGCTGTATTTCGTCGGCGTGTTCAACATCGGCGCGGGTATCGCGCTGCTGGGTTCGGGCTTCGCGTTTCGCATGCTGCGCAAAGTCGTGACCCTGTTCCAATGGTGA
- a CDS encoding zonular occludens toxin domain-containing protein, translated as MFIFHEGLPRSGKSYEAMAKRIIPALQKGRKVFARLNGVEHAKVAEAAGLALETVKALLHEIPEQDVLRWHQIVENDSLVILDEMQNFWPHGQRNVPQDQVKAIAEHGHRGLDIVGMGQVLKGAGGVHANWVNRCDQKIVFEKQNGRGADAKYRWTAYKGQHDGQRIKFVKVNSGVEKYDERYFGTYRTRVEGSENAETYKDKRTNILHNPIFRKWLPLMFVVVVLAVYYLFNFFKGGGFEKSLTKNKPVDAPHVVTTTVVTPASGVAAVQPPAVQGPPVSQAQAQDAMAADYVASISGKWRPRLSGLIYDKRRSRLYVEWYDDSFRLKERLSAAQLEEMGWGVQQSAYGEHVMLHKGGVHIAVTSWPVEPFGKISEESNKGIAAAAGVEKSRSDG; from the coding sequence ATGTTCATCTTTCATGAGGGTCTACCCCGTTCAGGCAAGTCTTATGAGGCGATGGCGAAGCGCATTATTCCGGCGCTGCAGAAGGGGCGAAAGGTCTTTGCGCGGTTGAACGGTGTCGAGCATGCCAAGGTCGCTGAGGCTGCTGGGCTCGCGTTGGAAACGGTGAAGGCGTTGCTCCATGAGATTCCGGAGCAGGACGTGCTGCGCTGGCATCAGATCGTGGAAAACGATTCGCTGGTGATCCTGGACGAGATGCAGAACTTTTGGCCGCATGGGCAGCGTAATGTGCCACAGGATCAGGTCAAGGCCATTGCCGAACATGGGCATCGTGGTCTTGACATCGTTGGCATGGGCCAGGTGCTGAAGGGTGCGGGCGGTGTGCATGCGAACTGGGTGAACCGGTGCGACCAGAAGATTGTTTTCGAGAAGCAGAACGGTCGCGGCGCCGATGCCAAGTATCGGTGGACTGCGTATAAGGGGCAGCACGACGGTCAGCGAATCAAGTTCGTCAAGGTCAACAGTGGCGTCGAGAAATACGACGAACGCTACTTCGGCACGTATCGCACGCGGGTCGAAGGCTCGGAAAATGCGGAGACGTACAAGGACAAGCGCACGAACATCCTCCACAACCCGATTTTTCGGAAGTGGTTGCCGCTGATGTTCGTCGTGGTGGTGCTGGCGGTCTACTACCTGTTCAATTTCTTCAAGGGTGGCGGCTTTGAGAAGTCCCTCACGAAAAACAAGCCGGTCGACGCGCCGCACGTTGTCACGACGACGGTCGTCACGCCGGCATCCGGTGTGGCCGCTGTCCAGCCTCCTGCGGTTCAGGGACCGCCGGTCAGCCAGGCGCAGGCGCAGGACGCGATGGCCGCGGATTACGTGGCGTCGATCTCCGGTAAGTGGCGGCCGCGGTTGAGCGGGCTGATCTATGACAAGCGGCGGTCGCGGCTGTATGTGGAGTGGTACGACGATAGCTTTCGGCTGAAGGAACGGCTCTCGGCGGCGCAGTTGGAAGAAATGGGCTGGGGTGTGCAACAGTCGGCCTATGGCGAACACGTGATGCTGCACAAGGGTGGCGTGCACATAGCGGTCACGTCGTGGCCGGTCGAGCCGTTCGGCAAGATCAGCGAGGAATCGAACAAGGGTATTGCCGCAGCGGCCGGCGTCGAGAAGTCGCGTTCGGACGGCTAG